A genomic region of Ovis canadensis isolate MfBH-ARS-UI-01 breed Bighorn chromosome 9, ARS-UI_OviCan_v2, whole genome shotgun sequence contains the following coding sequences:
- the LOC138446164 gene encoding uncharacterized protein — MKLTSPNFCSSSVNDIQIRTVGRNGEAGSARSVPQCRRFLLTTQERAPGSVSSGSSQVFRRSILLLRPRAERLLPPRQKPETDGCLEEVAFQFNFNGTQRNFPSAARWNPVPQHILPKERGSEGATQFTEKETEGRQEGGEAAKESAARGFEQPARRHACARSLARTPAPPVALETAPRTRTRARTAFPRSFFRSILVTFFLNKNPRRRDTASDRTCCRRTPLRPLSARGRESLRRPAAHALLPDSELATASRAPRRAPPPPYPHPNPQPGSPAARVSMATPPPRREKKASGSSGPPPAPTEKAGRPTDASLFIFIFLRKEPARLWRICGIQHGGWSLRPPLPGALTSASRTSGSDDPPPKRRERPGGPGYCACADSVSWLRYPVPRICRLRVLSLSRKGAHRRPGVRIPGAQVCPALPGAGVCLSPPSLDRTGLDEGVSALLSQFAAI; from the exons ATGAAGTTGACCTCTCCGAACTTTTGTTCCTCGTCAGTAAACGACATACAAATTAGAACTGTTGGTAGAAACGGAGAGGCAGGAAGCGCGAGGTCAGTGCCCCAGTGCAGACGCTTCTTGTTAACCACGCAGGAAAGAGCCCCAGGCTCAGTGTCAAGCGGCTCCAGCCAGGTGTTCAGAAGATCCATCCTGCTCTTGCGTCCACGGGCAGAAAGGCTGCTTCCCCCTCGCCAGAAGCCAGAGACGgatggctgcctggaggaggtggcatttcaGTTTAACTTTAACGG GACACAAAGAAACTTTCCTTCAGCAGCTCGGTGGAACCCTGTCCCTCAACACATCCTGCCCAAGGAACGTGGGTCTGAAGGAGCTACCCAATTCACggagaaggaaactgagggcaGGCAAGAAGGAGGAGAAGCGGCCAAAGAGTCGGCGGCGCGGGGATTCGAACAGCCCGCCCGCCGGCACGCCTGCGCTCGGTCGCTGGCGCGCACCCCGGCCCCACCCGTTGCCCTGGAAACGGCCCCGCGCACGCGCACGCGCGCACGCACTGCCTTCCCTCGCTCGTTCTTCCGGAGCATCCTCGTTActttttttctcaataaaaacCCGAGGCGGCGGGATACTGCCAGCGACCGAACGTGCTGTCGAAGGACGCCGCTACGTCCGCTGTCCGCCCGGGGCCGCGAATCCCTCCGCCGCCCAGCGGCCCACGCGCTCCTTCCCGACTCCGAGCTCGCAACGGCTTCCCGCGCGCCGCgccgcgccccacccccaccctatccccaccccaacccccagcccGGCTCACCTGCCGCCCGCGTCTCCATGGCAACGCCCCCGCCGCGGAGGGAAAAAAAAGCGTCGGGCTCTTCCGGGCCCCCTCCCGCGCCGACCGAGAAGGCGGGGCGCCCCACTGATGCTtcgctttttatttttatttttttaagaaaagagccGGCGCGGTTATGGCGAATCTGCGGCATCCAACATGGCGGATGGAGTCTTCGCCCTCCTCTTCCCGGGGCGCTGACGTCGGCGTCGCGGACGTCAGGCTCGGATGACCCTCCCCCCAAGCGGCGAGAGCGGCCGGGCGGGCCGGGCTACTGCGCGTGCGCGGACTCGGTGTCCTGGCTTCGCTATCCGGTTCCGCGGATATGCCGGCTCCGCGTTTTGAGCCTCTCCCGAAAGGGGGCTCACCGGAGGCCGGGAGTGAGGATTCCAGGAGCGCAAGTCTGCCCTGCTCTGCCCGGAGCCGGCGTCTGCCTGTCACCCCCATCCTTGGACCGCACCGGGCTGGACGAAGGAGTTTCAGCTCTCTTGTCCCAGTTCGCAGCGATATGA